In Actinomadura luteofluorescens, the sequence ACCGGGCGCGCCCCCTGACGTCGGCGCGCGAGCCTTCCCAGCCGAACGGTCACCAGGTCACGGGCAGCTCCAGGGGGCCGTGGAAGAGGGAGTCCGCGCGCCACTGGACGGCCTCCGGGGGCACCGCCAGGCGCAGGTCGGCGAAGCGCCGCACCAGGGCGGCGAGGGCCGTCCGCATCTCGGTCCTGGCGAGCTGGGCGCCGATGCAGAAGTGGGGGCCGTGGCCGAACGTCAGGTGCTTGTTGTCGGTGCGGCCGAGGTCCGTCATCTCCGGATCGGGGAACAGTGCCGGGTCGTGGTTGGCCGCGAGCGCCGACACCGCGACCGTGCTGCCGGCGGGGATCGGCACCCCGCCGATCTCCACGTCCCGGAGGGCCAGGCGCGGGGTGCCGACCGGCACCGACGGCACCGTCCGCAGCAGCTCCTCCACCGCCGGGGCCACCAGGTCCGGATCGCGGTGCAGCGCGGCGTACAGCTCGGGGCGCGCCAGCAGGGCGTACACGCATCGGGCGAGCTGGTTCATCGTGGGCCCGTGCCCGGCGATCAGGAGCGTGATCGCGAGCCTGACCAGCTCCGCCTCGCTGATCCGCTCTCCTCGGTCGGACATCGTCAGCAGCTCGCTGACCAGGTCGCCGGCCGGTTCGGCGCGTCTGGCCGCGACCAGGTCGACGAAGTAGCGCTGGATCGCGGCCCGGGCCCGGTCGATCTCCTCCGGGGAGTGGCCGCGCAGCGCCATGATCGTCTCGGCCCAGCCGCGGAAGGAGTCGCGGTCCTCCCGCCGCACGCCGAGCAGCTCGCAGATGTCGGTGAGCGGCAGCGGCGCGCACAGCGCGTGGACCAGGTCGGCGGGCGGCCCGCCCGCGGCCATCTCGTCCAGCAGTCCGTCGACGACCTGCGCGATGCCCGCCCGCATGGCCTCGACACGGCGGCGGTTGAACGCCTGGGCGACCGCCCGCCGGAGCCGGGTGTGCTCCGGCGGGTCCATCTCGAACAGGACCCTGCTGGAGCCGACCGGCTCCCGCGGCTGCGCGGGCGCGCGGGGCAGGAACGTCGCGGCGCTGCTGAAGGCCGGGTCGCACAGCACGTGCTGCGCCTCGGCCGCCCGGGTCACCACGTACCCGACGTCGCCCGACAGCATCCGCACGCGGGCGGCCGGGCCGGGCGTGCGGATGTCGTTGATCGACGGCGGCGGCCGGTCGCCGGCCTCCTCCCGACCGGTCGGCTCGTTCATCGCTCCTCCCGTCCGGTCCCGGACGCCCCGGGCGCCCGGTCGTCCCCGGCCTGGCCCGCGTGGTAGGCGCTGATGCGCGTGCGGGTCGCGCGGACCTTGGCGTCCAGACCGCGGAGCGCGGCGGCGAGCGCCCGGTGCTCCGGGGAGGCGAGGAAGCCCTCGTGGGCGTCCTCGTCGGTCCAGTCGCTGATCAGGTGGTAGGTGCCGGGGTCGGCGAGGTCGCGCGACAGCGACTGGGCGACGTGCCCGGGGTGGCGGGCGGCGACGGCCGCCATCTGGCACCAGGTCCGCTCGAACTCCGTGCCGCGCGCCTCGTCCACGCTGATCTCCAGCAGCAGCCGGTACGTCGCCTGCGGCCGGTCGTCGGACCAGTGGTAGAACTCCTCGGCCTGCGCCTGGCGCATGGCCGGACGGTCCCTGTCGTACGGGACGAGCAGCGTGGCGAGCCTGGCGTTGATGTCGAGGAACCCGGGGTCGTCGCCGGCGGCGTACAGGGCCTTCTCGAAGGAGGCGTCTCCCTCGACCAGGTGGATGTACAGGTCGTGGAA encodes:
- a CDS encoding cytochrome P450, whose amino-acid sequence is MNEPTGREEAGDRPPPSINDIRTPGPAARVRMLSGDVGYVVTRAAEAQHVLCDPAFSSAATFLPRAPAQPREPVGSSRVLFEMDPPEHTRLRRAVAQAFNRRRVEAMRAGIAQVVDGLLDEMAAGGPPADLVHALCAPLPLTDICELLGVRREDRDSFRGWAETIMALRGHSPEEIDRARAAIQRYFVDLVAARRAEPAGDLVSELLTMSDRGERISEAELVRLAITLLIAGHGPTMNQLARCVYALLARPELYAALHRDPDLVAPAVEELLRTVPSVPVGTPRLALRDVEIGGVPIPAGSTVAVSALAANHDPALFPDPEMTDLGRTDNKHLTFGHGPHFCIGAQLARTEMRTALAALVRRFADLRLAVPPEAVQWRADSLFHGPLELPVTW
- a CDS encoding TcmI family type II polyketide cyclase; amino-acid sequence: MLPQAPPPTHRAVMIRKIAPGDRDAVAAVFREHDRTDLPRRIGVTRRTLLTFHDLYIHLVEGDASFEKALYAAGDDPGFLDINARLATLLVPYDRDRPAMRQAQAEEFYHWSDDRPQATYRLLLEISVDEARGTEFERTWCQMAAVAARHPGHVAQSLSRDLADPGTYHLISDWTDEDAHEGFLASPEHRALAAALRGLDAKVRATRTRISAYHAGQAGDDRAPGASGTGREER